In Pyrus communis chromosome 1, drPyrComm1.1, whole genome shotgun sequence, the following are encoded in one genomic region:
- the LOC137726212 gene encoding probable carbohydrate esterase At4g34215, whose protein sequence is MLLFVLVLSLVAQACSAPTTAQQPNQKTDQHVKSIFILAGQSNMAGRGGVVNDTTTGIITWDGVVPPKCRPNPSVFRLDANLRWVKAREPLHADIDVGKTNGIGPGMAFANAVLANHSSTVGRIGLVPCAIGGTNITQWARGSFLYNQMIGRAKVSLQNGGSIRALLWYQGESDTARREDARSYKNRLETFLGDVRLDLQSPDLPIIQVALASGEEASLIEIVREAQLGVDFLNVRTVDAKGLPLEPDGLHLTTPAQVQLGKMLADAYLQFLPSAISHAPVTYPNYIFHFLLYLVLKVLTTS, encoded by the exons ATGCTGCTTTTCGTGTTGGTCTTGTCCCTTGTGGCTCAAGCCTGCTCAGCACCGACAACTGCCCaacaaccaaaccaaaaaacagATCAACATGTCAAAAGCATATTCATCCTGGCCGGACAGAGCAACATGGCAGGTCGAGGTGGTGTGGTTAACGACACCACCACAGGCATCATCACCTGGGACGGTGTCGTGCCGCCAAAGTGCCGCCCCAACCCGTCAGTCTTCCGGCTCGACGCAAATCTCAGGTGGGTTAAAGCACGCGAGCCTCTCCACGCCGACATCGACGTAGGGAAGACCAATGGGATTGGACCCGGTATGGCTTTTGCCAATGCGGTTTTGGCCAATCACTCTAGTACGGTTGGCCGGATTGGGTTAGTCCCTTGTGCGATCGGTGGGACTAACATAACCCAGTGGGCACGAGGCTCTTTTCTGTACAACCAGATGATCGGGAGGGCCAAGGTTTCGTTGCAGAATGGTGGTTCGATCAGAGCACTTCTGTGGTATCAGGGCGAGAGCGATACAGCTCGTAGAGAAGACGCTCGGTCTTACAAAAACAGATTGGAAACTTTTTTGGGGGATGTACGTTTGGATCTGCAATCTCCTGATCTCCCAATAATCCAG GTGGCTCTAGCATCTGGGGAAGAAGCAAGTCTGATAGAGATAGTGAGAGAAGCCCAGCTGGGAGTCGACTTTCTAAACGTGAGAACCGTCGACGCGAAAGGTCTTCCGTTGGAACCTGATGGCTTACACCTCACCACCCCTGCCCAGGTTCAACTTGGGAAAATGTTGGCTGATGCATATCTTCAATTCCTGCCCAGCGCCATAAGTCATGCTCCAGTAACATATCCTAATTATATTTTCCATTTTCTACTTTATTTGGTATTGAAAGTTCTCACCACGAGCTAG
- the LOC137714439 gene encoding probable carbohydrate esterase At4g34215, translating into MGMSKWFLFLYVLLLTQFNGAASVARNIFILAGQSNMAGRGGVSRGKWDGNVPTECSPNPSILRLSAPLIWEQAHEPLHADIDLGKTCGIGPGMAFANEVLRAKGSGFGEVGLVPCAVGGTRIGEWGKGTRLYGELVRRARESVRGGGVIRALLWFQGESDTVRKEEADGYKGKFEKLVLDLRSDLHLPNLHVIQVALASGEGKFHY; encoded by the exons ATGGGCATGTCCAAATGGTTTTTGTTTCTCTATGTTTTACTATTAACCCAATTCAATGGGGCTGCTTCCGTTGCCAGGAACATCTTCATCCTAGCAGGTCAGAGCAACATGGCTGGGCGCGGGGGCGTCAGCCGCGGCAAATGGGACGGGAACGTCCCAACCGAGTGCAGTCCCAACCCATCAATCCTCCGGCTTAGTGCACCGCTCATATGGGAGCAAGCACACGAGCCGCTCCACGCCGACATCGACCTGGGAAAGACGTGTGGGATTGGGCCGGGCATGGCATTTGCCAATGAGGTCCTCCGAGCCAAGGGGTCGGGATTTGGGGAAGTGGGTCTGGTTCCTTGCGCCGTAGGCGGGACTAGAATTGGCGAGTGGGGTAAAGGGACTCGGTTGTATGGTGAGTTGGTGAGACGAGCCCGCGAGTCGGTCAGGGGCGGAGGAGTTATCCGGGCGCTTTTGTGGTTTCAGGGAGAAAGTGACACCGTGAGAAAGGAGGAAGCTGACGGGTATAAAGGGAAATTCGAGAAGCTTGTTTTGGACCTGCGTTCTGATCTTCATCTCCCTAACCTTCATGTCATCCAG GTGGCACTGGCATCTGGAGAAGGCAAATTTCACTACTAG
- the LOC137741175 gene encoding probable isoaspartyl peptidase/L-asparaginase 2, producing the protein MGGWAIAVHGGAGVDPNLPMERQEQAKQLLTRCLNLGISALRSDLAAIDVVELVVRELETDPFFNSGRGSALTAKGTVEMEASIMDGPKRRCGAVSGLTTVKNPVSLARLVMDKSPHSYLAFSGAEDFARQQGVELVDNEYFITEENVGMLKLAKEANTILFDYRIPLGSESCSAGVESPLHMNGLPISVYAPETVGCVVVDNQGRCAAATSTGGLMNKMTGRIGDSPLIGAGTYACDLSGVSCTGEGEAIIRGTLAREVAAVMEYKGLGLQDAVDFVIKERLDDGKAGLIAVSSKGEVAYGFNCMGMFRGCATEDGFMEVGIWE; encoded by the exons ATGGGTGGTTGGGCAATTGCAGTTCACGGCGGCGCGGGTGTCGACCCGAATCTCCCCATGGAGCGTCAAGAGCAGGCCAAACAACTCCTCACCCGCTGCCTCAATCTCGGCATCTCTGCTCTCCGCTCCGATCTAGCCGCCATTGATGTTGTCGAGCTTGTC GTTAGGGAATTGGAAACCGATCCTTTCTTCAACTCTGGCCGTGGATCAGCTCTCACAGCGAAAGGGACGGTTGAGATGGAAGCCAGCATCATGGATGGACCCAAAAGACGATGCGGCGCCGTTTCGGGATTAACTACGGTTAAGAATCCCGTTTCACTCGCCCGCCTCGTCATGGACAAATCACCTCACTCCTACCTCGCCTTCTCCGGCGCCGAAGACTTCGCCCGACAACAG GGCGTTGAGCTCGTGGACAATGAGTATTTCATCACAGAGGAAAATGTGGGGATGCTCAAATTGGCAAAGGAGGCCAACACAATCTtg TTTGATTACAGAATTCCGTTAGGATCGGAGAGCTGCAGTGCAGGTGTGGAGAGTCCGTTGCACATGAACGGGCTCCCCATTAGCGTTTACGCACCTGAGACCGTTGGTTGTGTGGTGGTGGATAACCAAGGGCGTTGCGCTGCAGCTACATCCACCGGTGGGCTAATGAACAAAATGACTGGCCGAATCGGTGACTCGCCACTCATTGGTGCCGGTACCTACGCGTGTGACCTTTCTGGGGTCTCGTGCACGGGTGAGGGCGAGGCAATCATACGCGGGACACTCGCGCGTGAGGTGGCAGCAGTGATGGAGTACAAGGGCCTAGGCCTACAAGATGCAGTGGATTTTGTGATCAAAGAGAGGCTTGATGATGGCAAGGCCGGACTCATAGCTGTGTCTAGCAAAGGTGAAGTAGCTTATGGGTTTAATTGTATGGGGATGTTTAGGGGGTGTGCCACTGAGGATGGGTTCATGGAGGTTGGGATTTGGGAGTAG